Proteins co-encoded in one Plasmodium vivax scf_6593 genomic scaffold, whole genome shotgun sequence genomic window:
- a CDS encoding variable surface protein vir23, putative (encoded by transcript PVX_011615A) yields the protein MXXYKIHYPXIERTGDKEPASSEVYTLIKNLTLYEFYELLDNELVKNYEPDDRCNHCKNQIASDQTNGAELIDLCKKCCNIILNVNNILDKYKSSDDKKKCQYMSHWLYDKVVSITQGTNLFINFYAVLSMYSSSNKDNFKNCTLKNFKVDKEAFNKKHILYEFIESYDDMKNKIDNKSKLYTPLYCKHIKENFLFYNVVKNECTSNESCGYFNELNEFKEKFRQQDVLSFIYEKCEYTKTSCKHGSNSEDDVPCLQAKGIPFILPILGNDPDDIINILLNVAIISVPFLAIFLILFKFTPFGRKLNRINAKGRKSGSKKKEENIEDYMNNYAAYVDNVMKNRVNLTYHAS from the exons ATGSCAAAWTATAAAATCCATTACCCAMCAATTGAACGCACTGGAGATAAAGAGCCAGCCTCGAGTGAAGTT tatactCTTATAAAAAACCTAACATTGTATGAGTTCTATGAATTATTAGATAATGAATtagttaaaaattatgaaccgGATGATAGATGCAACCACTGTAAAAATCAAATAGCAAGTGATCAAACGAATGGAGCAGAACTAATAGatctttgcaaaaaatgttgtaaCATTATActaaatgtaaataatattttagataaatataaatcatctgatgataaaaaaaaatgccaataTATGAGCcattggttatatgataaagTTGTAAGTATTACTCAGGGTACAAACCTATTCATTAATTTCTACGCAGTTCTATCTATGTATAGTAGTAGTAATAAAGATAATTTTAAGAATTGTACACTCAAGAATTTTAAAGTAGATAAAGAAgcatttaataaaaaacatattttatatgaatttataGAAAGTTATGatgatatgaaaaataaaattgataataAAAGTAAACTGTATACTCCATTATATTGCAAACATATTaaggaaaattttcttttttataacgTCGTTAAGAATGAATGTACTAGTAATGAATCTTGTGgttattttaatgaattgAATGAgtttaaggaaaaatttagACAACAAGACGTGTTaagttttatatatgaaaaatgtgagTACACAAAGACATCATGCAAACATGGTTCTAATTCAGAAGATGACGTACCATGCTTACAAGCAAAAGGAATTCCATTTATATTACCTATATTAGGTAATGATCCAGatgatattataaatatactaCTCAATGTTGCAATCATATCGGTTCCATTTTtggcaatatttttaattttgtttaag ttTACTCCCTTTGGAAGAAAATTGAATAGaataaatgcaaaaggaagaaaaagtggaagcaaaaagaaagaagaaaacattGAAGATTACATGAATAATTATGCTGCATATGTGGACAACGTAATGAAAAATAGGGTTAACTTAACTTATCATGCTTCATAA